One genomic window of Aquisalimonas sp. 2447 includes the following:
- a CDS encoding type II toxin-antitoxin system Phd/YefM family antitoxin: protein MPVKFSEDVIPLSDLKINPGKVVGRAQDTHRPILLTSRGRGIAVVQGLEDYEKTAEELRFVKAVAQGLMDVREGNTVSLEDAKATLGMK, encoded by the coding sequence ATGCCAGTGAAATTTTCCGAGGATGTCATCCCTCTTTCAGACTTGAAGATCAATCCCGGCAAGGTGGTTGGTCGGGCGCAGGATACGCATCGTCCGATACTGTTGACCAGTCGAGGCCGCGGCATCGCTGTTGTTCAGGGGCTCGAGGATTATGAGAAAACCGCGGAGGAATTGCGGTTCGTAAAAGCGGTGGCGCAAGGGCTTATGGATGTGCGTGAGGGCAACACCGTATCGCTGGAGGACGCCAAGGCAACGCTGGGCATGAAGTAA
- a CDS encoding sigma-54 dependent transcriptional regulator, with amino-acid sequence MGVRVVHVVIFDEDRERASGVEAVLRFQDHEAVVCSSPESLDSAFAAREPALALLAGAADEAGWRAALERVNRLAEDLPVFLLNPDAVNRVAAESLTANVLGTLDLPLRQQQFASALKQAMSHNTGRRARQARKAGAPRLVGESRAMRRVQKLIDQVAGTDASVLILGESGTGKEVVAQNIHALSERCNGPFVPINCGAIPPELLESELFGHEKGAFTGAITARQGRFELAQGGTIFLDEIGDMSPNMQVKLLRVLQERTFERVGSNKSMEADVRVLAATHRDLEERIRDGAFREDLFYRLNVFPIEMPPLRDRPGDIPVLVEELTKRIEDDGRGSVQMSPATLSTLSRYEWPGNVRELANMIERLAITCPYGEVVVEELPEKILREVGDEGEDTAASQEEGAAAEPLETPSEAAAVNGHAVPETNGHAASDANGLMVDWADGGIDLREHLADLEQRLIREALQESDGVVAQAAKLLHLRRTTLVEKLRKYDIQRPEEA; translated from the coding sequence GTGGGGGTGCGCGTGGTTCATGTGGTGATCTTTGACGAAGACCGGGAGCGGGCTTCGGGCGTGGAGGCGGTGCTGCGGTTTCAGGACCACGAGGCGGTGGTGTGTTCCAGCCCGGAGTCCCTGGATTCGGCCTTCGCCGCGCGCGAGCCGGCGCTGGCCCTGCTGGCCGGCGCGGCAGACGAGGCCGGCTGGCGGGCGGCGCTGGAGCGGGTGAACCGGCTGGCGGAAGACCTCCCCGTGTTCCTGCTCAATCCCGATGCCGTCAACCGCGTGGCTGCGGAGAGTCTGACGGCCAACGTCCTGGGTACCCTGGATCTGCCGCTGCGCCAGCAGCAGTTCGCATCGGCACTGAAACAGGCCATGAGCCATAACACCGGCCGCCGCGCGCGTCAGGCCCGCAAGGCCGGCGCTCCGCGCCTGGTGGGTGAGAGCCGCGCCATGCGCCGGGTGCAGAAGCTCATCGATCAGGTGGCCGGCACCGATGCCAGCGTGCTGATCCTGGGTGAATCCGGCACCGGCAAGGAGGTGGTGGCGCAGAACATCCATGCCCTCTCAGAGCGGTGCAACGGGCCGTTCGTGCCCATCAACTGCGGCGCCATTCCCCCGGAGCTGCTGGAGAGTGAGCTGTTCGGCCACGAGAAGGGCGCTTTCACCGGCGCCATCACCGCCCGCCAGGGGCGGTTCGAGCTGGCCCAGGGCGGCACCATCTTTCTGGACGAGATCGGTGACATGAGCCCGAACATGCAGGTGAAACTGCTGCGGGTGTTGCAGGAGCGCACCTTCGAGCGGGTGGGCAGTAACAAGTCCATGGAGGCGGATGTGCGGGTGCTGGCGGCCACCCACCGGGATCTGGAGGAGCGAATCCGTGATGGCGCGTTCCGCGAGGATCTGTTCTACCGGCTCAACGTGTTTCCCATCGAAATGCCGCCGTTGCGCGACCGCCCCGGGGACATCCCGGTGCTGGTGGAGGAGCTGACCAAGCGCATTGAGGATGACGGCCGTGGATCGGTGCAGATGTCCCCGGCAACGCTGTCGACGCTGAGCCGGTACGAGTGGCCCGGCAACGTGCGCGAACTGGCCAACATGATCGAGCGCCTGGCCATCACTTGCCCCTACGGCGAGGTGGTGGTGGAGGAACTGCCGGAGAAGATCCTGCGGGAAGTCGGCGACGAGGGCGAGGACACGGCGGCGTCGCAGGAGGAGGGCGCCGCGGCCGAACCCCTGGAGACGCCATCGGAGGCTGCCGCGGTGAACGGCCACGCAGTGCCCGAAACCAACGGCCATGCCGCCTCGGACGCCAATGGCTTGATGGTGGATTGGGCGGACGGCGGCATCGATCTGCGCGAACATCTGGCGGATCTGGAGCAGCGGCTGATCCGCGAGGCCCTGCAGGAATCCGACGGCGTCGTCGCCCAGGCCGCCAAGCTGCTGCACCTGCGCCGCACGACCCTGGTGGAGAAACTGCGCAAGTACGACATCCAGCGCCCCGAGGAGGCGTAA
- a CDS encoding type II toxin-antitoxin system RelE/ParE family toxin: MELRIAQSALEDLQTIQEYYAEQQVPHIGDEYLTAILQHCELLQRHPDAGRIVPEFNLDHIRELIHAPFRAVYLRHATEVVLIRVWRSERQLELPGNEI; encoded by the coding sequence ATGGAATTACGCATCGCACAGTCCGCCCTTGAGGACTTGCAAACGATTCAGGAGTACTACGCGGAGCAGCAGGTACCACACATTGGTGATGAGTACCTGACTGCCATTCTGCAGCACTGTGAATTGCTTCAACGTCACCCGGATGCAGGCCGAATCGTCCCTGAATTCAATCTGGACCACATTCGCGAACTGATTCACGCACCGTTTCGCGCGGTCTACCTCAGGCATGCCACGGAGGTTGTGCTCATACGAGTATGGCGGAGCGAGAGGCAGCTCGAATTACCGGGTAACGAAATATAA
- the fliD gene encoding flagellar filament capping protein FliD: protein MSTISSLGVGSGLDIRGIVDDLVQAERAPQENRLNRQEERLETELSAMGQVESALGQFREAVQAAQGGFETIAADSTSDAVSVSAGDDAEPGSVELDVQQLARGQSLAVGPEGVERDEQLGGGSLTFRFGEVTPGEEGGVEDFTPSDSRGTVSINIDPAESSLEEIRDAVNAADGGVRASIVNDGTQDRLVFNSTDTGADSGFVVDVDADDAGGQLEALAFNEDNAASALLNRSAQDAELSVDGLAITRSSNELDDILPGTSITLDGTTDGPATVSVSEDSSGAAEGVQAFVEGFNELQTQINELTRFDPETEESGPLNGDPLLRGLTSQLRNELTQPLDELEGRAVRSLADVGILTTREGTLELDEARLEDALQEDPRAVEALFSQSTGLVEGDGFSLRSASGSAEPGRFDVEVTEAATRGSLENLTTGEFPFDPDDADSSFRVIVDGERTELLDLPGGEINSADELAAELARTINGAEAVRSGGLGVEVEALEDGSLRIRSNSFGEESTIAFEDVGADLRDRLSLDDATSTAGSDVQGTIGGVEATGEGLQLTAFDGPAAGLSLDTQPDAFGELGTLAFSRGSLAGVDRVLDRFLGADGVIGSQTDSLNNRLERVAQGRERLDDRMEQVEARYNQQFGRLDGLVSELQQTGEFLEQQLAGLNQQ, encoded by the coding sequence ATGTCCACCATTAGCTCGCTGGGCGTCGGTTCTGGGCTGGATATCCGCGGCATCGTGGATGATCTGGTGCAGGCGGAACGCGCGCCCCAGGAAAACCGGCTCAACCGTCAGGAAGAGCGCCTGGAGACGGAGCTCTCCGCCATGGGGCAGGTGGAATCCGCGCTGGGTCAGTTCCGCGAGGCGGTGCAGGCCGCCCAAGGCGGCTTCGAGACCATCGCCGCCGACAGCACCAGTGACGCCGTCTCCGTGAGCGCCGGCGATGATGCGGAGCCGGGTAGTGTGGAATTGGACGTGCAACAGCTCGCCCGGGGCCAGAGCCTCGCCGTGGGGCCCGAGGGCGTCGAGCGGGACGAGCAGCTCGGCGGCGGCAGCCTGACCTTCCGCTTCGGTGAAGTCACGCCGGGTGAGGAAGGGGGGGTTGAAGACTTCACGCCCAGCGATAGCCGCGGCACCGTCTCCATCAACATTGATCCCGCCGAGAGCAGCCTGGAAGAGATCCGCGACGCGGTGAACGCGGCCGATGGTGGCGTGCGCGCCAGTATCGTCAATGACGGCACCCAGGACCGGCTGGTGTTCAACTCCACGGATACCGGTGCCGACAGCGGCTTCGTGGTGGATGTCGATGCGGACGACGCTGGTGGTCAGCTGGAAGCCCTCGCGTTCAACGAGGATAACGCCGCATCGGCATTGCTGAATCGCAGTGCACAGGACGCGGAGCTCAGCGTGGACGGCCTGGCCATCACCCGCAGCTCCAACGAACTGGACGATATTCTCCCCGGGACCAGCATCACCCTGGACGGCACCACCGATGGCCCGGCCACGGTGAGCGTCTCCGAGGATAGCAGCGGGGCGGCCGAGGGCGTGCAAGCCTTTGTTGAAGGTTTCAACGAGCTGCAGACCCAGATCAACGAGCTCACGCGTTTCGACCCCGAAACCGAGGAAAGCGGCCCACTCAACGGTGACCCGCTGCTGCGCGGCCTCACCAGCCAGTTGCGTAATGAACTGACTCAGCCCCTGGATGAGCTGGAGGGACGCGCCGTTCGTTCCCTGGCGGACGTGGGCATTCTCACCACCCGAGAGGGCACCCTGGAACTGGACGAGGCACGGCTGGAAGATGCCCTGCAGGAGGACCCGCGCGCGGTGGAGGCGTTGTTTTCCCAGTCCACCGGGCTGGTCGAGGGCGACGGCTTCAGTCTGCGTAGCGCCAGCGGCAGCGCCGAACCGGGGCGGTTCGACGTGGAAGTCACCGAGGCCGCCACCCGCGGTTCCCTGGAGAATTTGACCACGGGTGAATTCCCTTTCGACCCGGACGATGCTGACAGCAGTTTCCGCGTGATCGTGGACGGCGAACGTACCGAGTTGCTTGACCTGCCCGGCGGCGAGATCAACTCCGCCGACGAGCTGGCCGCCGAACTCGCCCGTACCATCAACGGTGCCGAGGCGGTGCGCAGCGGCGGCCTGGGTGTCGAGGTGGAGGCCCTGGAGGATGGCTCCCTGCGCATCCGCTCCAACAGCTTTGGTGAAGAGTCCACCATCGCCTTCGAGGACGTGGGGGCGGATCTGCGCGATCGGCTGTCCCTGGATGACGCCACCAGCACGGCGGGGAGCGATGTCCAGGGCACCATCGGCGGCGTGGAGGCCACCGGCGAGGGATTGCAGCTCACCGCCTTTGACGGCCCCGCGGCCGGCCTGAGCCTGGATACCCAGCCGGATGCTTTCGGTGAGTTGGGGACTCTGGCGTTCTCGCGGGGGTCACTGGCGGGGGTGGATCGGGTCCTGGACCGGTTCCTTGGCGCCGATGGTGTCATCGGCAGCCAGACGGACAGCCTGAACAATCGCCTGGAGCGCGTGGCGCAGGGCCGCGAGCGCCTGGACGACCGCATGGAGCAGGTGGAGGCGCGCTACAACCAGCAGTTCGGCCGCCTGGACGGCCTGGTGTCGGAGCTTCAGCAGACCGGTGAGTTCCTGGAACAGCAGCTCGCCGGCTTGAACCAGCAATAA
- the fliS gene encoding flagellar export chaperone FliS, which yields MTYGNLKAYQQTTAQSAEYADPYTLVGMLMDNFCQRMVRATAALEQKDYMAKGREVDKALGILHALQGTLDHEHGGELAGNLEALYDYMQRQLLLASARKDVELFDHVAQLMREIKTGWDGVSPQAQSGGTTASAEQEAPAQPRISVTG from the coding sequence ATGACCTACGGCAACTTGAAGGCCTACCAGCAGACCACGGCGCAGTCGGCGGAGTATGCGGACCCGTACACCCTGGTCGGCATGCTGATGGACAACTTCTGTCAGCGCATGGTGCGGGCCACCGCCGCGCTGGAGCAGAAGGACTACATGGCGAAAGGCCGGGAAGTGGACAAGGCCCTGGGCATTCTCCACGCCCTGCAGGGCACCCTGGATCACGAGCACGGTGGTGAACTGGCCGGCAACCTGGAAGCCCTGTACGACTACATGCAGCGTCAGCTGCTGCTGGCGTCGGCGCGCAAGGACGTGGAGCTGTTCGATCACGTCGCCCAGCTCATGCGCGAGATCAAGACCGGCTGGGACGGCGTCTCGCCGCAGGCCCAGTCCGGTGGCACCACCGCTTCGGCGGAACAGGAGGCCCCGGCCCAGCCGCGCATCAGCGTGACCGGCTGA
- a CDS encoding sigma-54 dependent transcriptional regulator encodes MSETKILVVAADEAMRAAPVQALGDAGFEVLSVASMDAACDAVNTAPVGLALVHASSVGDWRRLRRRPGAPPVVVMEPGADVPRAVRAIRYGAVDFLAAPEDAAAVVTVSRRHAIPASGEGLVAVDQRTRGVLDLARRVASKPVTVLLNGESGTGKEVFARYLHDHSERAEGPFVAVNCAAIPENMLEALLFGYEKGAFTGAVRSHAGKFEQAAGGTLLLDEISEIDGALQAKLLRVLQEREVERLCGSRPIPVDARVVATTNRDLREAVASGAFREDLYYRLCVFPIQLPPLRERRDDVLPLAEELLQRLGNGSATLSPGARRRLLEHDWPGNVRELENVVQRALILADGEHVDAEDLQFEVAPLSADGAADADGSLDENLRDSEHRLILDTLRQTNGSRKTTADRLGISVRTLRYKIARMRDEGVSVPDSAGTAQVQAG; translated from the coding sequence GTGTCGGAGACGAAGATTCTCGTGGTTGCAGCGGACGAGGCCATGCGGGCCGCGCCGGTCCAGGCGCTGGGCGATGCGGGCTTCGAGGTGTTGTCCGTTGCGTCCATGGATGCCGCCTGTGACGCCGTCAATACAGCCCCGGTGGGCCTGGCGTTGGTGCATGCCAGCAGCGTCGGCGACTGGCGGCGTCTGCGCCGCCGGCCCGGGGCGCCGCCGGTGGTGGTGATGGAGCCCGGGGCCGATGTGCCGCGGGCGGTGCGGGCCATTCGCTACGGCGCCGTCGATTTTCTGGCGGCTCCCGAGGACGCCGCCGCCGTGGTTACCGTGAGCCGGCGCCATGCGATCCCCGCCTCGGGGGAGGGTCTGGTGGCGGTGGATCAGCGCACCCGCGGCGTGCTGGATCTCGCCCGTCGCGTGGCGTCGAAGCCGGTGACGGTGCTCCTGAACGGCGAGAGCGGTACCGGGAAGGAAGTGTTCGCCCGGTATCTCCACGATCACTCCGAGCGCGCCGAGGGCCCCTTCGTGGCCGTGAACTGCGCGGCCATCCCCGAGAACATGCTGGAGGCGCTGCTGTTCGGCTACGAGAAGGGCGCCTTCACCGGTGCGGTCCGCAGCCACGCCGGCAAGTTCGAGCAGGCCGCCGGCGGCACGCTACTGCTGGACGAGATCTCCGAGATCGACGGCGCCCTGCAGGCGAAACTCCTGCGGGTGCTGCAGGAGCGGGAGGTGGAACGCCTCTGCGGTTCGCGGCCCATTCCCGTGGACGCCCGCGTGGTGGCCACCACCAACCGCGATCTCCGCGAGGCCGTGGCCAGCGGCGCCTTCCGCGAGGATCTCTACTACCGCCTGTGTGTCTTCCCCATCCAGTTGCCGCCGCTGCGGGAGCGCCGTGACGACGTGCTGCCGCTGGCCGAGGAGCTTCTGCAGCGGTTGGGCAACGGCAGCGCCACCCTCTCGCCGGGGGCGCGCCGCCGGCTGCTGGAACACGACTGGCCGGGCAACGTCCGGGAACTCGAGAACGTGGTCCAGCGCGCGCTGATCCTCGCCGACGGCGAACACGTGGACGCCGAGGATCTGCAGTTCGAGGTGGCGCCGCTGAGCGCGGACGGGGCGGCGGATGCCGACGGTTCCCTGGATGAGAACCTGCGGGACAGCGAGCACCGTCTGATTCTTGACACCCTGCGCCAGACCAATGGCAGTCGCAAGACGACTGCGGATCGTCTGGGCATCAGCGTGCGCACGCTCAGATACAAGATCGCCCGCATGCGTGACGAGGGCGTGTCGGTGCCGGACAGCGCCGGCACGGCCCAGGTGCAGGCGGGTTAA
- a CDS encoding flagellar protein FlaG — translation MDKLEFVSAGLVNPGAVSRNESGDRSASPELGNQGPVEPMDPDQVEEAVDRLNENAQMVSRDLEFEVSDQSGRIIVTVKDSATEEVIRQIPPEKLMAVAESLEEVRGLLFEAEA, via the coding sequence ATGGACAAGCTTGAATTCGTCAGTGCCGGTCTGGTCAATCCGGGCGCGGTGAGCCGCAACGAGAGCGGTGACCGGAGTGCCTCTCCGGAGCTTGGTAATCAGGGGCCCGTCGAGCCCATGGACCCGGACCAGGTGGAAGAGGCGGTGGATCGCCTCAACGAGAATGCACAGATGGTCAGCCGCGATCTCGAATTCGAGGTCAGCGATCAGTCCGGCCGCATCATCGTCACCGTGAAGGACTCCGCCACCGAGGAAGTGATTCGCCAGATTCCGCCGGAGAAGCTCATGGCCGTGGCGGAAAGCCTGGAAGAAGTCCGCGGTCTGCTGTTCGAGGCGGAAGCCTGA
- the fliF gene encoding flagellar basal-body MS-ring/collar protein FliF, protein MAESQALSPRDSQDLTADPEEMGGSSGERPWQRFMRGPMDMRQIGLIAAILGAVGLGVGLFFWAQQPSYQTLYSGLGESDRAQVVEALRESDVTVRLNRDTGAVEVPRGEVHEARIFLAGRGLPEGQGTGFEMLDEDQRFGTSQFMESARFQRALETELARSVSSLRPVQNARVHLAVPEDSVFIRETTQPTASVTVHLHGGRSLTDGQVQAIVHMISSSVPEMTEGNVSVVDNSGNLLTRDDDSGDGMSSSQFEVRERLERDYQRRIEDLLTPMVGNGRVKAKVNADVDFSREELTEEMFDPDATVIRSEQTSEEQGAGRELAQGIPGALTNQPPGAGVIGGDGEGEDGGGFMPEPLDMTNTATRNYEVGRTLRHLQRPEGAVQRLTVAVLVDQPMVEGEEEGEMVREAMTAEQVEQITALVQDAVGFDEARGDRVNVVDAAFQEVDAEAEMVEPAIWEQPWMQELLRWMIAGLVALALILFVIRPLVRALVGRPGDDDKALASTDGERLPPGGAHADAGDEQQRLTGPDVESGSIAQTATAAPDQSDDKVQAAREMVESDPALAANVIKNWLNEDE, encoded by the coding sequence ATGGCCGAGTCACAGGCACTGAGCCCACGGGACAGCCAGGATCTCACCGCGGATCCGGAAGAGATGGGTGGCAGCAGCGGTGAGCGCCCCTGGCAGCGTTTCATGCGTGGCCCCATGGACATGCGTCAGATCGGGCTCATCGCCGCCATACTGGGGGCCGTGGGGCTGGGCGTGGGTCTGTTCTTCTGGGCCCAGCAGCCCAGCTACCAGACGCTCTACAGCGGCCTCGGCGAATCGGACCGCGCCCAGGTGGTGGAGGCGCTGCGCGAGAGTGACGTGACCGTGCGCCTGAATCGTGACACCGGCGCCGTGGAGGTGCCCCGTGGCGAGGTCCACGAGGCCCGCATTTTCCTGGCCGGTCGTGGCCTGCCGGAAGGCCAGGGGACCGGCTTCGAGATGCTGGATGAAGATCAGCGCTTCGGCACCAGCCAGTTCATGGAATCCGCCCGGTTCCAGCGTGCCCTGGAGACGGAGCTTGCCCGCTCGGTGAGTTCCCTGCGGCCGGTGCAGAACGCACGGGTCCATCTGGCGGTGCCCGAGGATTCGGTCTTTATCCGTGAAACCACCCAGCCGACCGCCTCGGTGACGGTGCATCTCCACGGTGGCCGCAGCCTCACCGACGGCCAGGTGCAGGCCATCGTGCACATGATCTCCAGCAGCGTGCCGGAGATGACCGAGGGCAATGTCTCCGTGGTCGACAATAGCGGCAACCTGCTCACCCGTGACGACGACAGCGGCGACGGCATGTCCTCCTCGCAGTTCGAAGTGCGGGAACGCCTGGAGCGGGACTACCAGCGCCGCATCGAGGACCTGCTGACGCCCATGGTGGGTAACGGCCGGGTCAAGGCGAAGGTCAACGCCGACGTGGATTTCTCCCGGGAGGAGTTGACCGAGGAGATGTTCGATCCCGACGCCACGGTGATCCGTAGCGAGCAGACCAGCGAGGAGCAGGGGGCCGGCAGGGAGCTGGCCCAGGGCATCCCCGGGGCACTCACGAATCAGCCCCCCGGCGCCGGGGTGATCGGCGGTGACGGCGAGGGCGAGGACGGCGGCGGATTCATGCCCGAGCCGCTGGACATGACCAACACCGCCACGCGGAACTACGAGGTCGGCCGCACCCTGCGGCATCTGCAACGCCCGGAAGGTGCGGTGCAGCGGCTTACCGTCGCGGTGCTGGTGGATCAGCCCATGGTGGAAGGTGAGGAAGAGGGCGAAATGGTCCGTGAGGCCATGACCGCGGAGCAGGTGGAGCAGATCACCGCGCTGGTGCAGGATGCCGTGGGCTTCGACGAGGCCCGCGGCGATCGCGTCAACGTCGTGGATGCCGCGTTCCAGGAAGTGGATGCGGAGGCCGAGATGGTGGAGCCCGCCATCTGGGAGCAGCCGTGGATGCAGGAATTGCTGCGCTGGATGATCGCCGGACTGGTGGCGTTGGCACTGATCCTGTTCGTGATCCGCCCGCTGGTGCGCGCGCTGGTCGGCCGTCCGGGTGACGATGACAAGGCCTTGGCCTCCACGGACGGCGAGCGGCTGCCGCCCGGTGGCGCACACGCGGATGCCGGCGACGAGCAGCAGCGCCTGACCGGACCGGACGTCGAGAGCGGGTCGATTGCCCAGACTGCGACGGCTGCCCCGGATCAGAGCGATGATAAGGTGCAGGCTGCCAGGGAAATGGTGGAAAGCGACCCGGCACTGGCGGCGAACGTGATCAAGAACTGGCTGAACGAAGATGAGTGA
- the fliG gene encoding flagellar motor switch protein FliG yields the protein MSEENQQAVRKLSGAERAAIFLMSLGEDEAASVLQHLGPREVQVLGTTMTSLTNVSREQVGGVMEEFVVTVGQHTSLGIGNTDYIRSVLVKALGEDKAGGIIDRILMGGNTRGLEQLKWLDGRTVAEMLRLEHPQITAIVLSYLDSDHAAEVLAEIPERMRHDIVMRIATLDGVQPAALQELDEMMEKQFSGKQRLKSSSIGGLQAAANILNFLDTSVEGSVMESISEMDEDLGNRIQDLMFVFNDLGNLDDRSVQTLLREVTSDNLVLALKGADETVKDKMFRNLSRRAAEMLQDDLEAKGPVRLSEVEQAQKEVLGIAKRLADEGQISLGGGGDEFV from the coding sequence ATGAGTGAAGAGAATCAGCAGGCAGTACGCAAGCTCAGCGGTGCCGAACGGGCCGCCATCTTCCTCATGAGCCTGGGCGAGGACGAAGCCGCGTCGGTGCTGCAGCATCTGGGGCCGCGGGAGGTCCAGGTACTGGGCACCACCATGACCAGCCTGACCAATGTGAGCCGCGAGCAGGTGGGCGGTGTCATGGAGGAGTTCGTGGTCACGGTGGGCCAGCACACCTCGCTGGGCATCGGCAACACGGACTACATCCGCTCGGTGCTGGTCAAGGCGCTGGGCGAGGACAAGGCCGGCGGCATCATCGACCGCATCCTCATGGGCGGCAACACCCGTGGCCTGGAGCAGCTCAAGTGGCTGGACGGGCGTACCGTCGCCGAGATGCTGCGCCTGGAGCATCCGCAGATCACCGCCATCGTGCTGTCGTACCTGGATTCCGACCACGCCGCCGAGGTGCTGGCGGAGATACCCGAGCGCATGCGCCACGACATCGTCATGCGCATTGCCACCCTGGATGGGGTCCAGCCCGCCGCGTTGCAGGAGCTGGATGAGATGATGGAGAAGCAGTTCTCCGGCAAGCAGCGTCTCAAGTCGTCGTCCATCGGTGGTCTGCAGGCCGCGGCCAATATCCTCAACTTCCTGGACACCTCGGTGGAAGGTTCGGTGATGGAGTCCATCAGCGAGATGGACGAGGATCTTGGCAATCGCATCCAGGATCTCATGTTCGTGTTCAATGACCTGGGCAACCTGGATGACCGCAGCGTGCAGACGCTCCTCCGCGAAGTGACCTCGGACAACCTGGTGCTGGCGCTCAAGGGCGCCGACGAGACGGTGAAGGACAAGATGTTCCGCAACCTCTCCCGGCGTGCCGCGGAGATGCTCCAGGACGACCTGGAGGCCAAGGGGCCGGTGCGCCTGAGCGAGGTGGAGCAGGCGCAGAAGGAAGTGCTGGGCATTGCCAAGCGCCTGGCCGACGAGGGCCAGATCTCCTTGGGCGGAGGCGGCGATGAGTTTGTCTAG
- a CDS encoding flagellar protein FliT, whose product MTPDDKKQAARRLLGLTEQMLREARKEDWAAVAAMEGQRRELSEALFAEPVPDEAVEVVRRCISELLEIDPELQRLAAAARDEAGDAVRKTQTGKAALSAYRRYSR is encoded by the coding sequence ATGACCCCCGACGACAAGAAACAGGCCGCCCGTCGCCTCCTGGGCCTCACGGAGCAGATGCTCCGTGAAGCGCGCAAGGAGGACTGGGCCGCGGTGGCCGCCATGGAAGGGCAGCGCCGTGAACTGAGTGAAGCTTTGTTTGCGGAACCCGTGCCGGATGAGGCAGTGGAGGTGGTCCGCCGCTGCATCAGCGAACTCCTGGAGATCGACCCGGAACTCCAGCGCCTCGCCGCCGCCGCCCGCGATGAAGCCGGCGACGCCGTGCGCAAGACCCAGACCGGCAAGGCGGCCCTCTCCGCCTACCGCCGCTATTCCAGATAA
- the fliE gene encoding flagellar hook-basal body complex protein FliE — translation MNPVNNNGAAQLLQQMQAMAEQAGGAREAQGNPQEGPQFAEALRNAVETVNETQLQASAMQDAFVSGEDVELTEVMVSLQKSQVAFEATKQVRNQLVEAYQDIYNMPV, via the coding sequence ATGAATCCGGTCAACAACAATGGTGCGGCGCAACTGCTCCAGCAGATGCAAGCCATGGCCGAGCAGGCCGGCGGCGCCCGGGAGGCGCAGGGCAATCCGCAGGAGGGGCCCCAGTTCGCCGAAGCGTTGCGCAATGCCGTGGAGACGGTGAACGAGACCCAGCTTCAGGCCAGTGCCATGCAGGATGCCTTCGTCAGCGGCGAAGATGTGGAACTGACGGAAGTGATGGTGTCGCTGCAGAAGTCGCAGGTCGCCTTCGAGGCCACCAAGCAGGTGCGTAACCAGCTGGTGGAAGCCTACCAGGACATCTACAACATGCCCGTCTGA